A stretch of the Zeugodacus cucurbitae isolate PBARC_wt_2022May chromosome 6, idZeuCucr1.2, whole genome shotgun sequence genome encodes the following:
- the LOC105221500 gene encoding uncharacterized protein LOC105221500, which yields MLTVNRLVLIFHFALITGYPSLYWNLQQQANEPDLSEIINNINLERKIYAFLIVNAYNTSQSCLGDETIKTLSTNNTVKLLQAHSHCSYSFEHVNDENLLIRCLPESFSIELLDTMVSCLGNRRNTRILFIWNDEYTSASSQKLVDLQKYQQLLFQYCAKIRLLNVIAIYRDYLTDGHFYTFSYFPEFHLERKPLDEDCFPNRVKDLKGIAIRTVPDQLEPWSLVWRDGYGNVNVGGFLTKIVREFARRSNGTVSYPMSVTPENVPTMPELRFLLQNDSIDIVAGTGTINEASTDVTGVIFPIDWIIMLPLPAQIPDSEIFLMLLNSSLGLFLFILLFVFSFVLTLEALILRRRAPAESCLFFFWIMTNVVLRSVIGQPSCAKVRVSAKLIKRFLYMTLFLSGIFMSTLISAGLQSYLTSPVRYPRISTFKELMKSGITVKVSQAGYNSLDKYMSGQFLNRMKTIFISSTSMEKLQRQRTYFDTRYGYTMFSNLWAILARYQTYLPQPLFYVSKKMYITKGMPVVLPLQKHSIFKEAFNTMINQLHCFGLTDLWKRQVYEEMIAAKKLNATYHKGDVRSEELDLEDFYWLWWLYGIGMGMSTLVFFAELWYSKKTTQKTKVEQKVPRRRAVKRRAKRVNAV from the coding sequence ATGTTAACTGTTAATCGACTTgtgttaatttttcattttgcacTCATTACTGGTTACCCATCGCTTTACTGGAATCTACAGCAGCAAGCAAATGAGCCGGATCtaagtgaaattataaataacattaatttagAGCGAAAAATTTACGCATTCCTCATTGTGAACGCCTATAATACCAGTCAGAGTTGCCTTGGCGATGAGACCATCAAAACGTTAAGTACTAATAATACCGTTAAATTATTGCAAGCACATAGCCATTGTTCGTACTCCTTCGAACATGTAAATGACGAAAATCTTTTAATCCGCTGTCTGCCGGAGAGTTTCTCAATCGAATTGTTGGACACAATGGTCAGCTGCCTTGGTAATAGACGCAATACGCGCATACTTTTTATTTGGAATGATGAGTACACCAGCGCATCAAGCCAGAAGCTCGTAGATCTACAAAAATACCAACAACTTCTCTTTCAATATTGCGCTAAAATTCGTCTACTGAATGTAATCGCCATTTACCGGGACTACTTGACTGACGGACACTTCTACACATTCAGCTATTTTCCGGAGTTTCATCTTGAGCGGAAGCCACTGGATGAGGATTGCTTCCCGAACCGAGTAAAGGACTTGAAAGGCATTGCCATTCGGACTGTGCCCGATCAGCTGGAGCCCTGGAGTCTTGTTTGGCGTGATGGTTATGGTAATGTAAATGTCGGTGGGTTTTTGACTAAAATTGTGCGGGAATTCGCTAGACGGAGTAATGGCACAGTTAGCTACCCTATGTCAGTCACGCCAGAAAATGTTCCCACCATGCCAGAGCTAAGGTTTCTATTGCAAAATGATTCAATTGATATTGTAGCTGGTACGGGCACGATTAATGAAGCCAGCACAGATGTAACGGGCGTAATTTTCCCAATAGATTGGATAATTATGCTACCCCTGCCCGCACAGATACCTGATagcgaaatatttttgatgctTCTCAATTCATCATTGGGCTTGTTCCTGTTCATCCTACTCTTTGTGTTTTCTTTCGTACTCACCTTAGAGGCTTTAATTTTGCGACGCCGTGCCCCAGCCGAAAGTTGTCTCTTCTTCTTTTGGATAATGACTAATGTGGTGCTCCGAAGTGTTATAGGCCAGCCCTCGTGTGCAAAAGTCCGTGTTTCAGCGAAATTAATAAAGCGTTTCTTGTACATGACCCTCTTCTTAAGCGGGATTTTCATGAGCACATTGATATCTGCAGGCCTACAGTCGTATCTGACTAGCCCCGTTCGGTATCCCCGAATCAGCACTTTTAAAGAACTCATGAAGTCGGGCATAACTGTCAAAGTAAGCCAGGCGGGTTACAATTCTCTTGATAAATATATGAGTGGTCAATTTCTGAACagaatgaaaacaattttcatttcctCAACCTCGATGGAGAAACTGCAACGGCAGCGCACTTATTTCGACACCCGTTATGGTTACACAATGTTCAGTAATCTGTGGGCGATCTTGGCGAGATATCAAACGTATTTGCCACAACCACTTTTCTACGtgagcaaaaaaatgtatataactaAAGGAATGCCGGTAGTTTTACCCTTGCAGAAACACTCAATTTTCAAAGAAGCTTTCAATACGATGATAAATCAATTACATTGCTTCGGACTAACTGACCTTTGGAAAAGACAGGTGTATGAAGAAATGATAGCGGCGAAGAAATTGAATGCCACCTATCACAAGGGGGATGTGCGTAGTGAAGAATTGGATTTGGAGGACTTTTACTGGTTGTGGTGGCTCTATGGTATCGGAATGGGCATGTCTACCCTGGTATTTTTTGCCGAGCTTTGGTATTCCAAAAAAACAACCCAAAAGACGAAAGTGGAACAGAAGGTGCCGAGGAGAAGAGCGGTAAAGCGGCGGGCGAAAAGAGTGAATGCAGTTTAA
- the LOC128922573 gene encoding uncharacterized protein LOC128922573: MLAFGTILLLQSIPLLLGYPAYSWNSSNVFKIGHILKKIDLERKINTFVIVNAYNSRSSCLCDEDIKILSANTTVKLLKAVSPIPTSTGFANSELLLIRCLPESFSPELFESMLNSLRNRRYVRMLFIWNEEYTSASSEKRLQLQKQQQLLFNYCAEKRLLNVIAIYQDYLKDGHFYTFSYFPQFHLERKSLDEDCFPNRIRDLKGVALRTLPDQLEPWSIVWRDRNDEIQIGGFLTKIVREFAKRNNATLTYPVPLETDVFVGIGTWAPLLQNDTVDVVCGITIAGDGNEFLDETAPVMIVDWTIMLPLPARIPDSEIFVFLLNSVLGLLLLILLFVFSSALTFESLVMQRRTSTESFFFFLWTLTNVVLRGIIGQPSYVQVHISARFLKRFLYMILFLSGIFMSTLISASLQSYLTSSLRYPRVNDMKDLYFSGMKIKISQYEYYLLPRYFSPYYLNALDKVLEIVPSFDEIQRQRTILDARYAFTILSPMWSVMTKYQSHLRQPLFYVNENLYLSKGIPMAIPMQTNSIFLQALNNMIHEIQSVGLMKLWANQVYDDMVAAKKLNITSVVNDVRREQLDLNSFYWLWWMYGVGVILSILVFLAELWYYERAKKKNLAKQESQ; this comes from the coding sequence ATGTTAGCATTCGGCACCATATTGCTACTTCAAAGCATACCACTACTACTGGGCTATCCAGCTTATAGTTGGAACTCCTCAAATGTCTTTAAGATAggtcatattttgaaaaaaattgatttggaACGAAAAATTAACACGTTTGTCATTGTGAACGCGTACAATTCCCGGTCTAGTTGCCTCTGTGACGAAGATATTAAAATACTCAGCGCAAACACGACGGTTAAGCTATTGAAAGCGGTCAGTCCCATCCCAACATCCACTGGATTCGCCAACAGTGAACTGCTTTTAATCCGTTGTCTACCGGAGAGTTTTTCACCTGAGCTTTTTGAATCAATGCTCAACAGTCTTCGGAATAGGCGATATGTTCGCATGCTTTTCATTTGGAATGAGGAGTACACTAGTGCATCGAGTGAGAAGCGTCTTCAGTTACAGAAACAGCAACAACTCCTCTTCAATTATTGCGCCGAAAAGCGTCTACTGAATGTAATCGCCATATACCAGGACTACTTGAAAGACGGACACTTTTACACATTCAGCTATTTTCCACAGTTCCATCTCGAACGTAAGTCGTTGGATGAGGATTGCTTTCCTAATCGTATACGAGACTTAAAAGGTGTAGCCTTACGAACTCTGCCCGATCAGCTCGAGCCTTGGAGTATTGTGTGGCGCGATCGAAATGACGAGATCCAAATCGGTGGATTTTTGACTAAAATTGTGCGAGAGTTTGCTAAACGAAACAACGCCACGCTCACCTATCCAGTTCCTCTCGAAACGGATGTCTTTGTTGGAATAGGAACTTGGGCTCCTCTTTTACAAAATGACACGGTCGATGTAGTATGTGGAATCACGATTGCGGGAGATGGAAACGAATTTCTTGATGAAACTGCGCCCGTGATGATAGTGGATTGGACAATTATGCTACCCCTGCCTGCACGAATACCCGATAGCGAAATATTTGTGTTCCTTCTCAATTCAGTATTGGGTCTATTGCTACTTATACTACTCTTTGTCTTCTCTTCCGCATTAACCTTTGAGAGTTTGGTTATGCAGCGCCGAACATCAACCGAAAGCTTTTTCTTCTTCCTTTGGACGCTCACCAATGTTGTCCTTCGTGGAATAATTGGCCAACCGTCGTACGTTCAAGTACATATTTCAGCAAGGTTCTTAAAACGCTTCTTATATATGATTCTCTTCCTGAGCGGGATTTTCATGAGTACATTGATAAGTGCAAGTCTTCAATCGTATCTGACCAGCAGTCTTCGATATCCTCGCGTAAACGATATGAAAGACCTCTACTTCTCGggaatgaaaatcaaaataagtCAATATGAATACTACTTACTTCCTAGATATTTTTCGCCGTATTATCTTAATGCCTTAGATAAAGTACTCGAAATCGTCCCTTCATTTGATGAAATCCAACGGCAGCGTACGATACTCGATGCACGCTATGCTTTCACAATACTCAGCCCAATGTGGTCTGTCATGACCAAGTATCAATCTCATTTGCGCCAACCGCTTTTCTATGTGAATGAAAACCTTTATCTAAGTAAGGGAATACCGATGGCGATACCAATGCAAACGAATTCAATTTTCCTGCAGGCCCTAAACAATATGATTCACGAAATCCAAAGCGTGGGATTGATGAAGTTGTGGGCCAATCAGGTGTACGACGATATGGTGGCGGCAAAAAAACTCAACATCACTAGCGTAGTCAACGACGTGAGAAGAGAACAATTGGATTTAAATAGCTTCTACTGGCTGTGGTGGATGTATGGCGTCGGTGTGATTCTATCAATCCTGGTGTTCCTCGCTGAACTATGGTATTATGAACGagcgaagaagaagaatttggcTAAGCAGGAAAGTCAATAG
- the LOC105221499 gene encoding uncharacterized protein LOC105221499, with amino-acid sequence MWCTCSILCILVAYFHKIDAHLIIEQEEHVNFANFSKLIEKIRLERAIETLVVFRAFHGRQSCLDDDALRSLQRANITVILLNATTSCQLQGADVNSELLVARCVTEPIQPLLLDMMVRCLGVVRDVRILFMWHVHYRKASAERRQELRLQMRTLFEYCAHTKLLNAISVYSDFESEGNFYTYSYFPSFHLERKQLQDTCFPNRLMNMQGAALRTIPDQNEPRSIVWRDRRGRLQIGGYMAKVIETFAAHHNATISYPIPIVPDVTYEYEMIFRMLQNETIDFLMGLTGIGWKLNASQVSAPVFSLFWAPMLPFPPTRPTRDIYLLIFKSVIGIILLLLLLIFSCLLTWEHVRWHRHRRTRINTSGLFLFTLTNVSLRSMLGQPTYIHNSAASSKRFICILLFLAGIYVSTTSTSYLQTYLTSSPKLQRVNTFDELLRVPTRIKISSAEYNALTDFVGSRFLEKYKSVFLITSSINDYYYQRKTLDTHFGYTVSQSLWKTLVEYQRKLGVNMFYISDRMHLAKNLQMGIPMSPHSIYRGKLNVLIQNLISAGLVEFWENQAYNDMVAAGKLKVTPSTPSNLEHRLTLGDLYWIWWLYGVGTSLAFVAFLVERGVGKRKK; translated from the coding sequence ATGTGGTGCACGTGCAGCATACTGTGTATACTTGTGGCTTACTTCCATAAAATCGACGCACATCTAATAATCGAACAAGAAGAACATGTGAACTTCGCTAATTTCTCCAAGCTCATTGAGAAAATTCGCTTGGAGCGTGCAATCGAAACGCTGGTGGTGTTTAGGGCCTTTCACGGGCGGCAATCCTGTCTGGACGATGACGCACTGCGTTCCCTGCAGCGTGCAAATATCACCGTTATACTTCTGAATGCCACAACCAGCTGCCAGCTGCAAGGCGCTGATGTTAACAGCGAATTGTTGGTGGCGCGATGTGTCACCGAGCCCATCCAGCCACTTCTGTTGGACATGATGGTCAGATGTCTCGGAGTGGTGCGCGATGTGCGCATCCTCTTTATGTGGCATGTCCACTACAGAAAAGCGTCGGCGGAAAGGCGCCAAGAGTTGCGCTTGCAAATGCGAACCCTTTTCGAATACTGCGCTCACACGAAGCTGCTAAATGCCATAAGCGTCTACAGCGATTTCGAGTCCGAGGGCAACTTCTACACATACAGCTACTTCCCGAGTTTCCATTTGGAACGCAAACAACTGCAGGACACGTGCTTTCCCAATCGTTTAATGAATATGCAGGGCGCCGCTCTGCGCACGATTCCCGACCAAAATGAACCGAGATCGATTGTGTGGCGCGATCGTCGAGGAAGATTGCAAATAGGTGGCTACATGGCCAAAGTAATTGAGACTTTCGCTGCACATCACAATGCTACGATCAGCTACCCGATACCAATCGTGCCGGACGTCACCTACGAGTACGAAATGATATTCAGAATGCTGCAAAACGAAACGATCGACTTTTTGATGGGGTTAACCGGTATCGGTTGGAAGTTGAATGCATCCCAGGTGTCAGCGCCGGTCTTCTCCTTGTTTTGGGCTCCCATGTTGCCGTTTCCACCGACACGTCCCACAAGAgatatatatttgcttatatttaAATCGGTTATCGGCATTATCCTGCTACTGTTGCTGCTGATATTCTCTTGTCTGCTCACTTGGGAGCACGTGCGTTGGCATCGCCATCGTCGCACACGCATAAACACATCCGGACTCTTTTTGTTCACTCTCACGAATGTCTCTCTTCGCAGCATGCTGGGTCAGCCGACATACATTCACAACTCCGCTGCATCCTCGAAGCGTTTCATCTGTATTTTACTCTTTCTGGCCGGCATTTATGTGAGCACCACCAGCACTAGTTATTTGCAAACATATCTCACAAGCAGCCCTAAACTTCAGCGAGTCAATACATTCGACGAGCTGCTTCGTGTGCCGACACGCATTAAAATTTCCTCAGCCGAATACAATGCGCTAACAGATTTCGTCGGATCCCGCTTTTTAGAGAAGTATAAGAGTGTATTCCTAATTACGTCATCCataaatgattattattatCAGCGTAAAACTCTCGATACTCATTTCGGTTATACCGTTTCGCAATCGTTGTGGAAGACGTTGGTGGAGTATCAAAGAAAATTGGGTGTAAACATGTTCTACATTAGCGATAGGATGCATTTGGCGAAAAACCTACAGATGGGGATACCCATGAGTCCACACTCCATTTACCGAGGCAAACTGAATGTGCTGATCCAAAATTTAATAAGCGCCGGCCTGGTGGAGTTTTGGGAAAATCAAGCTTATAACGACATGGTGGCAGCAGGGAAACTCAAAGTAACACCTTCGACGCCCTCCAATCTGGAGCATAGGCTAACCTTGGGGGATCTCTACTGGATATGGTGGCTGTATGGGGTTGGCACGAGCTTGGCGTTTGTGGCCTTTCTTGTGGAGCGAGGCGTTGGTAAAAGGAAGAAATAG
- the LOC105221360 gene encoding uncharacterized protein LOC105221360: MRITLVLLIGISISIASALATADGSDAKQRAKASTVKSTTNTKVAESENTKAATKTLAKPATIVKPAREAKVLKSSAGTTNTNDKRGKRTLYDFENAGFLYPEIASRRAGYENDGQAYYPQSGYYNGQSAIAQFPNNYVGPQYYPQYLEAPEPIIEIIIKDSNETLPEPEPQPIVTKKKKEKVHVFYVNYKKDQNNKLHLESPIASLNNDDNEEEEEEEEIVHYPVPATPAPPVKTTTLRTIIHPDSEKYHSNSGIHVTFGSESKSQTGHQLEEHNAESVQSQVVAIPVGGGAQSGSFKADAYNTRSDFGASTHSQSQAGANQLFTGHFQQAHQQQQQQQAQQQYQHQKQQLPLQQNGNYFRPPAALVQQQPSPNFYQKQQQSQYQHNQQQQQQSQQQQRPQFSSSFKNVAAPPPPPPQPALPTLQQLPQLQSQFRKNFGASSSPQSHFYSNHNQQYQQQSSNQQQSFFSSLIQKPTPAPSKQSVFFPTAPPKTQELPSRQSGLPYQPVKFRPTLPAQPHIKQVPIPAKLENTNYQTSQTQQQHYHQPQHSSNAVKHQQSYHSQQPFQFNRQPQYVQQPTFSLPSPQTTQSSSNNGNNSNYFKQTSQQSHSHSQLISQKLASSRFQPQQQQQAQQSYQQPQQQVQQQQNQQKAHQQSYPQIQQQSQQQLQQSQQQTYQTQQKNQQQIQSQQSSLPSSNSPTAASLQSPSDPIRSIHNYFGVQASKETELLKSIPKYEQHITETIETPIGGGSSSGQYNNFGSFGYHTQNQVLHDIPAPHLGPTPAPQSAQQSYQQQQQSSSSFASGSSVNTHYITAAALQSVKNQQQQQQFSNFVTAQNNHHSAYPTTTPAPPQYAQTTDGEKVMIITPLPPTAYNQYHSSQYQQEAGATQVLASSPALQTQPATNFAQQPRQSGAGSLISSTVPNAAAGGSSQFGVSTFHSDVFRELEQRRNEEKSAVSQFSFGSQVASSNDKPYLPAVQASASNSNYGAVSTATSSTAAPQSAQNIQGSNKEAKASQTLLQLPDEVPDDLRQQLLSSGILNNADISVLDYDKVGDVALENLPAEHLQHFYGAGGAAQISASKKVVTVVKPNGDKVSLSEKDIERVKQSNALPHKQGVDVKVVHFGSENEKSVSEKYIKTDATVVPPVDLAERQYNRYLPLKINGAHFPLPDSDELRGKKIVSVVVLAPVEAQPPSNDSSERRSERETAADDKEVKFIGGDLIKTLVKKPTKENFKRWLEKEARTDLEQQSVVLLVAKSSDEAEQEIFMYDISTGAVNKLNGELSSSFVNVAEENASSEDLDHASTLDPSVLETMMQKSRR, from the exons ATGAGGATTACACTTGTGCTG TTGATTGGGATTTCGATATCCATAGCATCAGCGCTGGCTACAGCCGACGGCTCCGATGCCAAACAACGTGCCAAGGCGTCGACGGTGAAGTCTACTACAAATACAAAGGTCGCAGAGAGCGAAAATACAAAGGCAGCGACAAAAACATTAGCGAAGCCTGCTACCATAGTGAAGCCAGCTCGTGAAGCGAAGGTTCTTAAGTCATCAGCAGGGACCACGAACACCAACGATAAACGCGGAAAGCGCACACTTTATGACTTCGAAAACGCCGGTTTCCTCTATCCGGAAATCGCAAGTCGACGAGCGGGCTACGAAAATGACGGACAAGCTTATTACCCACAAAGTGGTTATTACAACGGACAAAGTGCGATTG CACAATTCCCAAACAACTACGTTGGACCCCAATATTATCCACAATATCTGGAAGCGCCCGAGCCCATCATTGAGATTATCATAAAGGATTCAAATGAAACTCTACCTGAGCCCGAACCGCAACCCATTGTTaccaagaagaagaaagaaaaagtTCATGTATTCTATGTGAACTACAAGAAGGACCAGAATAACAAATTGCATTTGGAAAGTCCCATCGCCTCACTTAACAACGATGACAACGAAGAAGAGGAGGAGGAAGAGGAGATCGTTCATTACCCAGTACCTGCAACACCAGCTCCACCAGTGAAGACCACCACATTGCGCACTATCATCCATCCGGATTCTGAGAAGTATCACAGCAATAGTGGTATTCATGTAACCTTCGGTTCCGAGAGCAAGTCCCAAACGGGACACCAGCTTGAAGAACACAACGCCGAAAGCGTACAGAGCCAAGTGGTTGCCATTCCTGTCGGCGGTGGCGCACAGTCTGGTAGTTTCAAGGCTGACGCTTACAATACACGGTCTGACTTCGGAGCTAGCACACATAGTCAGTCGCAGGCTGGTGCCAATCAACTATTTACAGGACATTTCCAGCAGGcacaccagcagcagcaacaacaacaagcccaACAGCAGTACCAGCATCAGAAGCAGCAACTCCCATTGCAACAAAACGGCAATTACTTCCGACCACCAGCAGCCCTTGTCCAGCAGCAGCCTTCTCCGAACTTCTACcaaaagcagcaacaatcaCAATATCAACACaaccagcaacagcagcaacagtcacaacaacaacagcgccctCAGTTCAGTTCATCGTTTAAAAATGTGGCCGctccaccaccgccaccaccccAACCAGCTCTGCCGACTTTGCAACAGCTGCCACAACTGCAGTCACAATTTCGTAAAAATTTTGGAGCTTCTAGTTCGCCACAAAGTCACTTTTACTCCAACCACAACCAACAATATCAGCAGCAGTCCAGCAATCAGCAACAGTCCTTCTTCAGCAGTCTAATCCAGAAACCCACACCCGCTCCATCGAAACAATCGGTGTTTTTCCCCACCGCACCACCTAAAACTCAAGAGTTGCCTTCCCGCCAATCGGGATTACCTTACCAGCCAGTTAAGTTCCGTCCCACACTGCCAGCACAACCCCACATCAAGCAAGTGCCCATACCGGCTAAGTTGGAGAACACCAATTACCAAACTTcacaaacgcaacaacaacattaccaTCAACCACAACACTCCTCAAACGCGGTGAAACACCAGCAGAGCTATCACTCACAACAGCCCTTCCAGTTCAATCGGCAACCACAATATGTCCAACAGCCGACGTTCTCACTACCGTCACCACAGACGACACAATCGAGcagcaacaatggcaacaacagcaattactTTAAACAGACTTCTCAACAATCTCACTCCCACTCGCAGTTGATCAGCCAGAAATTGGCCTCAAGTCGTTTCcaaccacaacagcaacaacaagcacaacaatCATATCAGCAACCTCAGCAACAGGTTCAACAGCAGCAGAACCAGCAAAAGGCTCACCAACAGTCCTACCCACAGATCCAACAACAATCGCAACAACAGCTACAGCAGTCACAGCAGCAAACTTATCAAACACAAcagaaaaaccaacaacaaattcagAGTCAACAGAGCAGCTTGCCAAGTTCAAACAGCCCCACCGCTGCCTCCTTGCAGTCGCCATCGGATCCAATTAGGTCCATTCACAACTACTTCGGTGTGCAAGCTTCCAAGGAAACCGAGCTTCTTAAGTCGATACCGAAATATGAACAGCACATAACAGAAACCATCGAGACCCCAatcggcggcggcagcagcagcgggCAATACAACAACTTTGGCAGTTTTGGCTACCACACACAAAATCAGGTGTTGCACGACATACCAGCACCGCACTTGGGTCCCACGCCAGCACCACAAAGCGCTCAACAATcttaccaacaacagcaacagtccAGCTCAAGTTTTGCAAGCGGCAGCTCAGTGAATACTCATTACATCACAGCGGCCGCATTGCAATCGgttaaaaatcaacaacaacaacaacaatttagcaATTTTGTGACAGCACAGAACAACCACCATTCCGCCTATCCCACGACGACGCCAGCGCCTCCACAGTACGCCCAAACGACAGATGGCGAGAAGGTCATGATTATAACGCCTTTGCCACCGACTGCATATAACCAATATCACTCAAGTCAGTACCAGCAGGAGGCAGGTGCTACGCAAGTGCTCGCCAGTTCGCCCGCATTGCAGACACAGCCCGCGACCAACTTCGCGCAGCAACCGAGACAATCCGGTGCCGGTAGTTTGATATCTTCAACCGTTCCCAACGCCGCTGCGGGTGGCTCGTCACAATTTGGCGTATCGACCTTCCACTCTGATGTATTCAGGGAACTTGAACAGCGCCGCAATGAAGAAAAGTCTGCGGTGAGTCAATTCAGTTTCGGCTCACAGGTAGCATCAAGCAATGACAAGCCCTACCTACCCGCTGTTCAAGCCAGTGCCAGCAACTCCAATTACGGTGCAGTCTCTACCGCAACCAGCAGCACTGCCGCTCCACAGAGTGCCCAGAACATCCAGGGAAGCAACAAAGAAGCTAAAGCATCTCAAACACTACTTCAATTGCCCGACGAAGTTCCCGATGACTTGCGTCAACAGCTGCTCTCATCCGGCATTCTCAACAACGCCGACATTTCTGTCTTGGACTATGATAAGGTGGGCGATGTAGCTTTGGAGAATCTACCTGCCGAGCACCTGCAGCACTTCTATGGCGCTGGAGGAGCAGCACAGATTTCCGCTTCTAAAAAAGTAGTCACGGTCGTCAAGCCGAATGGAGATAAAGTCTCACTTAGTGAAAAGGATATTGAACGTGTCAAGCAGTCGAACGCATTACCCCACAAACAAGGTGTTGATGTAAAAGTAGTGCATTTTGGTTCTGAAAATGAGAAGAGTGTTTCGGAAAAGTATATTAAGACCGATGCGACGGTGGTGCCACCTGTCGACTTGGCCGAACGCCAGTACAATCGATATTTACCGCTAAAAATTAACGGTGCCCATTTCCCTTTACCCGATAGTGATGAGTTGCGTGGTAAAAAGATCGTGAGCGTTGTGGTTTTGGCACCGGTGGAGGCCCAACCACCATCCAATGATAGCAGTGAACGGCGTAGTGAACGCGAGACCGCTGCAGAtgacaaggaagtgaaatttattGGTGGTGATCTGATCAAGACTTTGGTGAAGAAGCCTACAAAGGAGAATTTCAAACGTTGGTTGGAGAAGGAAGCCCGAACGGACTTGGAACAGCAATCCGTGGTCCTTCTAGTGGCGAA